The Microcella sp. genome includes the window TCGCCAATGGTGTGTTCATCGGGCCGGCTGTGGTGCTCACGAACGACCACTTTCCGCGAGCCATCAATGCCGACGGCACCCCGAAATCTGCCGACGACTGGCACCCCGTCGGCGTTGACATACGTGAAGGTGCATCGATCGGGGCCAGTGCGACGTGCGTCGCGCCGATCGTGATCGGTCGATGGGCGATGGTCGGGTCGGGTGCCGTCGTCGTGAAAGACGTGCCTGACTTCGCCCTCGTGGTGGGTAGCCCTGCCCGACGAATCGGCTGGGTCGGAAAGTCTGGTCAGCCCCTCATGATCGATGCGGATGACCGCAACCTCTACATCTG containing:
- a CDS encoding acyltransferase, whose product is MTASLGSIHATADVADSASIAGGSKIWHFAQVREDAVIGENCIVGRGAYVGTGVTVGDNCKIQNYALVYEPATLANGVFIGPAVVLTNDHFPRAINADGTPKSADDWHPVGVDIREGASIGASATCVAPIVIGRWAMVGSGAVVVKDVPDFALVVGSPARRIGWVGKSGQPLMIDADDRNLYICPATGERYRQTHENLLIEDD